One stretch of Macaca nemestrina isolate mMacNem1 chromosome 17, mMacNem.hap1, whole genome shotgun sequence DNA includes these proteins:
- the BLTP2 gene encoding bridge-like lipid transfer protein family member 2 isoform X2, which yields MPLLFSALLVLLLVALSALFLGRWLVVRLATKWCQRKLQAELKIGSFRFFWIQNVSLKFQQHQQTVEIDNLWISSKLLSHDLPHYVALCFGEVRIRTDLQKVSGLSAPFSQSAGVDQKELSFSPSLLKIFCQLFSIHVDAINIMVLKVDTSESLWHIQISRSRFLLDSDGKRLICEVSLCKINSKVLKSGQLEDTCLVELSLALDLCLKVGISSRHLTAITVDVWTLHAELHEGLFQSQLLCQGPSLASKPVPCSEVTENLVEPTLPGLFLLQQLPDQVKVKMENTSVVLSMNSQKRHLTWTLKLLQFLYHRDEDQLPLRSFTANSDMAQMSTELLLEDGLLLSQSRQRIVCLSSLKASVQVTTIDLSASLVLNTCIIHYRHQEFSHWLHLLALETQGSSSPVLKQRKKRTFPQILAPIIFSTSISNVNISIQLGDTPPFALGFNSVSLDYQHLRPQSIHQRGVLTVDHLCWRVGSDSHIQRAPHPPNMHVWGEALVLDSFTLQGSYNQPLGLSSTQSDTLFLDCTIRGLQVEASDTCAQCLSRILSLMGPQSGKSAVSRHSSFGESVSLLWKVDLKVEDMNLFTLSALVGASEVRLDTLTILGSAETSTVGIQGLVLALVKSVTEKMQPCCKAPDIPTPVLSLSMISITYHSSIRSLEVQCGAGLTLLWSPPDHMYLYQHILATLQCRDLLRATVFPETVPSLALETSGTISELEGRAPEPLPPKRLLNLTLEVSTAKLTAFVAEDKFITLAAESVSLSRHGGSLQAYCPELAAGFDGNSIFNFKEVEVQLLPELEEMILHRNPFPALQTLRNRVWLLSLGSVSVEFPYQYDFSRTLDEAVGVQKWLKGLHRGTHAWASPGPVPLPPDLLLKVQHFSWVFLDDIFEVKLHDNYELMKDESKESAKRLQLLDAKVAALRKQHGELLPARKIEELYASLERKNIEIYIQRSRRLYGNTPMRRALLTWSLAGLELVALADASFHGPEHVVEQVQELDPGSPFPPEGVDLVIQWCRMLKCNVKTFLVRIRDYPRYLFEIRDWRLMGRLVGTEQSGQPCSRRRQILHLGLPWGNVAVERNMPPLKFYHDFHSEIFQYTVVWGPCWDPAWTLIGQCVDLLTKPSADPSPPLPWWDKSRLLFHGDWHMDIEQANLHQLATEDPYNTTENMHWEWSHLSFHWKPGQFVFKGDLDINVRTASKYDDCCFLHLPDLCMTLDLQWLCHGNPHDHHSVTLRAPEFLPEVPLGQLHDSYRAFRSENLNLSIKMDLTRHSGTISQPRILLYSSTLRWMQNFWATWTSVTRPICRGKLFNNLKPSKKKLGQHYKQLSYTALFPQLQVHYWASFAQQRGIQIECSQGHVFTRGTQRLIPQAGTVMRRLISDWSVTQMVSDLSQVTVHLMASPTEENADHCLDPLVTKTHLLSLSSLTYQRHSNRTAEEELSTRDGDPTFHTHQLHLVDLRISWTTTNRDIAFGLYDGYKKAAVLKRNLSTEALKGLKIDPQMPAKKPKRGVPSSASAPPRANTPSFSGRPDKGSSGGAYMLQKLIEETDRFVVFTEEESGMSDQLCGIAACQTDDIYNRNCLIELVNCQMVLRGAETEGCVIVSAAKAQLLQCQHHPAWYGDTLKQKTSWTCLLDGMQYFATTESSPTEQDGRQLWLEVKNIEEHRQRSLDSVQELMESGQAVGGMVTTTTDWNQPAEAQQAQQVQRIISRCSCRMYYISYSHDIDPELATQIKPPEVLENQEKEDLLKKQEGAVDTFTLIHHELEISTNPAQYAMILDIVNNLLLHVEPKRKEHSEKKQRVRFQLEISSNPEEQRSSILHLQEAVRQHVAQIRQLEKQMYSIMKSLQDDSKNENLLDLNQKLQLQLNQEKANLQLESEELNILIRCFKDFQLQRANKMELRKQQEDVSVVRRTEFYFAQARWRLTEEDGQLGIAELELQRFLYSKVNKSDDTAEHLLELGWFTMNNLLPNAVYKAILRPQSSCQSGRQLALRLFSKVRPPVGGISVKEHFEVNVVPLTIQLTHQFFHRMMGFFFPGRSVEDDEVGDEEDKSKLVTTGIPVVKPRQLIATDDAVPLGPGKGVAQGLTRSSGVRRSFRKSPEHPVDDIDKMKERAAMNNSFIYIKIPQVPLCVSYKGEKNSVDWGDLNLVLPCLEYHNNTWTWLDFAMAVKRDSRKALVAQVIKEKLRLKPATGSEVRGKLETKSDLNMQQQEEEEKARLLIGLSVGDKNPGKKSIFGRRK from the exons ATGCCTCTGCTCTTCTCCGCGCTGTTGGTCTTGCTGCTGGTTGCGCTTAGCGCCCTCTTTCTAGGCCG GTGGCTTGTGGTCCGGTTGGCCACCAAGTGGTGTCAGCGGAAGCTGCAGGCGGAGCTAAAGATTGGCTCCTTCCGCTTTTTTTGGATCCAGAATGTCAGTCTTAAGTTTCAGCAACACCAGCAAACAGTG GAAATTGATAACCTGTGGATTTCCAGCAAACTCCTTAGCCATGATCTTCC ACACTATGTGGCATTGTGCTTTGGAGAAGTGCGTATCAGAACGGACCTACAGAAAGTTTCTGGCCTGTCTGCCCCattctcccagagtgctggggtggATCAAAAGGAACTGTCCTTCAGCCCATCCTTATTGAAGATCTTCTGCCAA CTATTCTCCATTCATGTAGATGCTATAAACATCATGGTTCTCAAGGTGGATACTTCTGAGTCCTTATGGCATATTCAGATCAGTAGAAGCAGATTTCTTTTGGATAGTGATGGGAAAAG gCTAATCTGTGAGGTGAGCTTATGTAAGATCAACAGCAAAGTTCTAAAGAGTGGTCAGCTG GAGGACACCTGCCTAGTGGAGCTCTCACTGGCCCTGGACCTGTGTCTAAAGGTGGGCATTAGCAGTCGGCATCTCACGGCTATCACTGTGGATGTGTGGACACTCCATGCTGAGCTGCATGAGGGCCTCTTCCAGAGCCAATTGCTGTGCCAGGGCCCAAGCCTAGCATCTAAGCCTGTTCCCTGTTCAG AGGTGACAGAGAACTTGGTTGAGCCAACTCTGCCTGGCCTGTTCCTCCTCCAGCAGCTGCCAGACCAGGTCAAGGTTAAGATGGAGAACACAAGCGTGGTATTGTCCATGAATAGTCAAAAGAG GCACCTGACTTGGACTCTGAAGCTGCTGCAGTTCCTGTACCACCGTGATGAGGATCAGCTGCCCCTTCGAAGCTTCACAGCAAACTCCGATATGGCACAGATGAGCACTGAACTCCTGCTGGAAG ATGGGTTGTTGCTGTCCCAGAGTCGCCAGCGCATTGTCTGCCTCAGCTCCCTCAAGGCTAGTGTGCAG GTGACCACCATTGacctctcagcctccctagttctGAACACTTGCATCATTCACTACCGGcaccaggaattctctcactggCTGCACCTGCTAGCACTGGAAACCCAAGGGTCTAGTTCACCTGTTcttaagcaaaggaaaaaaag AACCTTCCCCCAAATCCTGGCTCCCATCATCTTTAGCACCTCCATCTCCAATGTCAACATTTCCATTCAACTTGGAGATACACCGCCTTTTGCCTTGGGATTCAATTCTGTCTCTCTGG ATTACCAGCACCTCAGGCCACAAAGCATCCATCAGCGGGGTGTCCTGACTGTAGACCACCTCTGCTGGCGTGTGGGCAGTGACTCCCACATTCAGCGGGCACCACACCCACCCAATATGCATGTTTGGGGTGAGGCGCTTGTTCTGGACTCCTTCACGCTACAG GGTAGCTATAACCAGCCTCTGGGCCTGTCCAGCACCCAGTCAGATACCCTCTTTCTTGATTGTACCATTCGAGGACTTCAGGTGGAAGCATCAGATACCTGTGCCCAGTGTCTGTCTCGTATCTTATCCCTGATGGGTCCACAGTCTGGGAAGTCAGCTGTCTCTAGGCACTCTTCATTTGGGGAATCTGTGTCATTACTGTGGAAAGTGGACTTGAAGGTCGAAGACATGAATTTGTTCACCCTTTCTGCCTTGGTTG GTGCTTCAGAGGTACGACTGGACACCCTGACTATCCTGGGCAGTGCAGAGACCTCCACTGTGGGAATTCAAGGACTTGTGTTAGCGCTGGTGAAATCAGTCACAGAAAAGATGCAACCCTGTTGCAAGGCCCCTGACATCCCTACCCCAGTGCTCAGCCTTTCCATGATCTCCATCACCTATCACAGCAGCATCCGCTCTCTGGAG GTTCAGTGTGGTGCAGGGCTGACCTTACTTTGGAGTCCCCCAGATCACATGTACCTGTACCAGCATATCCTGGCCACTCTACAGTGCCGAGACCTACTAAGAGCCACTGTGTTTCCTGAGACTGTACCATCCCTTGCACTAGAGACTTCAGGAACCATTTCTGAGCTAGAAGGCCGTGCCCCTGAACCATTACCCCCAAAGCGGCTGCTAAACCTAACCCTGGAGGTGAGCACAGCCAAACTCACAGCTTTTGTAGCTGAGGATAAGTTCATTACCCTGGCTGCAGAGAGTGTGTCACTGAGCCGGCATGGAGGTTCCTTGCAGGCATACTGTCCTGAGCTGGCAGCTGGCTTTGATGGCAATAGTATCTTCAACTtcaaggaggtggaggtgcagCTGCTGCCTGAGCTGGAAGAGATGATCCTCCACCGGAACCCCTTCCCTGCGCTGCAGACCCTCCGGAACCGTGTTTGGCTTCTCTCCCTCGGCTCAGTCTCAGTGGAGTTTCCTTATCAGTATGACTTTTCTCGAACTCTAGATGAGGCTGTGGGAGTTCAGAAGTGGCTGAAGGGACTGCATCGAGGGACTCATGCTTgggcctctccaggccctgtcccGCTCCCACCTGATCTACTCTTAAAGGTTCAGCACTTCTCATGGGTTTTCTTGGATGATATTTTTGAGGTGAAACTTCATGATAACTATGAGCTGATGAAGGATGAAAGTAAGGAGAGTGCCAAAAGACTGCAGCTACTGGATGCCAAAGTGGCCGCCCTTCGGAAGCAGCATGGGGAGTTATTGCCTGCCCGCAAAATTGAGGAGCTCTATGCCTCTTTGGAACGCAAAAACATTGAAATCTACATCCAGCGTTCCCGTCGTCTCTATGGCAACACACCCATGCGCCGGGCACTGCTCACTTGGAGCTTAGCAGGGCTAGAGCTGGTAGCTCTGGCAGATGCCTCTTTCCATGGTCCTGAGCATGTGGTAGAACAGGTTCAAGAGCTTGATCCAGGCAGCCCTTTTCCCCCTGAGGGAGTAGATCTTGTCATTCAGTGGTGTCGAATGCTCAAGTGCAATGTCAAGACCTTTCTGG TGCGGATCAGAGACTATCCACGGTACCTGTTTGAGATCCGTGACTGGCGGCTGATGGGTCGACTTGTGGGCACCGAGCAGAGTGGTCAGCCTTGCTCCCGTCGGCGTCAGATCTTGCACTTGGGGCTTCCGTGGGGTAACGTGGCAGTGGAGAGGAACATGCCCCCACTCAAATTCTACCATGACTTCCACT CGGAAATATTCCAGTACACAGTGGTATGGGGCCCATGCTGGGATCCAGCCTGGACACTGATTGGTCAGTGTGTGGACCTCTTGACCAAGCCCTCAGCTGACCCCAGCCCACCTTTGCCCTGGTGGGACAAGAGCCGTCTTTTGTTCCATGGAGACTGGCACATGGACATTGAACAGGCGAACCTGCACCAGCTGGCCACCGAG GATCCATACAACACAACTGAAAATATGCACTGGGAGTGGAGCCACCTGTCTTTTCATTGGAAACCTGGTCAGTTTGTGTTCAAGGGTGACTTGGATATCAACGTGAGAACAGCCTCTAA GTATGACGACTGCTGCTTCCTTCACCTGCCTGACCTCTGCATGACACTGGACCTGCAGTGGCTGTGCCATGGGAACCCCCATGATCACCATAGTGTCACTCTGCGGGCCCCAGAGTTCCTGCCTGAGGTGCCCTTGGGCCAGCTTCATGACTCCTACCGGGCCTTTCGCTCGGAGAACCTCAATCTCTCCATCAAGATGGATCTGACTCGGCACAGTGGAA CAATATCCCAACCCCGAATTCTGCTATATAGTAGTACCCTGCGCTGGATGCAGAACTTCTGGGCAACTTGGACTAGTGTCACAAGGCCTATCTGCAGGGGAAAGCTCTTCAATAACCTGAAACCCAGCAAGAAGAAACTTGGTCAGCACTACAAGCAACTTTCCTATACAGCCCTCTTTCCCCAGCTGCAG GTACATTATTGGGCCTCATTTGCCCAGCAACGGGGCATCCAGATTGAGTGCAGTCAGGGCCATGTCTTTACTCGGGGGACTCAGCGGCTCATACCTCAAG CAGGCACAGTAATGCGGCGCCTTATCTCTGATTGGAGTGTTACCCAGATGGTGAGTGACCTAAGTCAGGTGACCGTTCACCTGATGGCCTCACCCACTGAAGAGAATGCTGATCACTGTCTTGATCCTTTGGTAACAAAGACCCACCTGCTGAGCTTATCCTCCCTCACCTACCAACGGCATAGCAATCGCACAGCTGAGGAG GAGCTCTCTACTCGTGATGGGGATCCTACCTTTCATACACATCAGCTGCACTTAGTAGATTTACGGATTTCCTGGACAACTACTAATCGAGACATTGCCTTTGGGTTATATGATGGCTACAAAAAGGCAGCTGTACTCAAACGTAATCTCTCTACGGAGGCCCTGAAGGGGTTAAAGATTGATCCACAGATGCCAGCCAAAAAGCCAAAGCGGGGTGTCCCAAGTAGTGCCTCAGCCCCACCTCGTGCTAACACTCCCAGCTTCAGTGGACGGCCTGATAAGGGGTCATCAGGAG GTGCTTACATGTTGCAGAAACTAATTGAAGAGACAGACAGGTTTGTAGTGTTCACAGAAGAGGAATCAGGCATGAGTGACCAGTTGTGTGGCATTGCTGCCTGCCAGACGGATGACATATACAACCGAAACTGCCTTATTGAACTGGTCAACTGTCAG ATGGTTCTTCGTGGAGCAGAGACAGAAGGCTGTGTCATTGTGTCAGCTGCCAAAGCCCAACTGCTGCAGTGCCAGCACCATCCAGCCTGGTATGGTGATACATTGAAGCAAAAGACATCCTGGACTTGCCTCTTGGATGGCATGCAGTACTTTGCCACCACTGAGAGCAGCCCCACGGAGCAGGATGGCCGACAGCTCTGGTTAGAG GTGAAGAATATCGAGGAGCACCGGCAGCGTAGTTTGGACTCTGTGCAGGAGCTGATGGAGAGTGGGCAGGCAGTGGGCGGCATGGTTACCACAACCACAG ATTGGAACCAGCCAGCTGAGGCACAACAAGCCCAGCAAGTCCAGCGGATCATTTCGCGTTGCAGCTGCCGAATGTACTATATTAGTTACAGCCATGACATTGATCCTGAACTAGCAACTCAGATTAAGCCACCTGAAGTTCTTGAGAACCAGGAAAAGGAAGATCTCCTAAAGAAGCAGGAAG GGGCTGTGGATACCTTCACCCTTATCCACCATGAGCTGGAAATTTCCACCAACCCAGCTCAGTATGCCATGATCCTGGACATTGTCAACAACTTGCTGCTCCACGTAGAACCTAAGCGGAAG GAGCATAGTGAGAAGAAGCAACGGGTCAGGTTCCAGCTTGAGATCTCTAGCAATCCAGAGGAGCAACGCAGCAGCATACTGCATTTGCAGGAGGCTGTGCGGCAGCATGTGGCCCAAATACGACAGCTTGAGAAGCAGATGTATTCTATCATGAAG TCTTTGCAGGATGACAGTAAGAATGAGAATCTGCTTGACCTGAACCAGAAGCTTCAGTTGCAGTTAAACCAGGAGAAGGCCAACCTGCAGCTGGAAAGTGAAGAACTGAATATCCTCATCAG GTGTTTTAAGGATTTCCAACTGCAGCGGGCTAACAAGATGGAGCTGCGAAAGCAGCAAGAAGATGTGAGTGTGGTCCGTCGCACTGAGTTTTACTTTGCTCAGGCACGGTGGCGCCTGACAGAGGAAGATGGACAGCTGGGAATTGCTGAATTAGAACTGCAGAGGTTCCTCTACAGCAAG GTGAATAAATCTGATGACACAGCAGAACATCTTCTGGAGTTGGGCTGGTTTACTATGAACAACCTCCTCCCCAATGCTGTCTATAAGGCAA TACTGCGGCCCCAGAGCTCCTGCCAGTCTGGGCGACAGCTAGCTCTCCGCCTCTTCAGCAAAGTTCGGCCCCCTGTTGGGGGTATCTCTGTTAAGGAGCATTTTGAG GTAAATGTGGTGCCTCTCACCATCCAGCTGACACACCAGTTCTTCCATAGAATGATGGGCTTTTTCTTTCCTGGCCGAAGTGTGGAAGATGATGAAGTTGGTGATGAAGAGGATAAGTCCAAACTGGTGACTACTG GAATACCAGTGGTGAAGCCTCGGCAGCTGATTGCAACAGATGATGCAGTACCACTGGGCCCTGGGAAGGGTGTGGCACAGGGTTTGACTCGGAGTTCTGGGGTCAGAAGGTCATTTCGCAAATCTCCAGAG CACCCTGTGGATGACATTGACAAGATGAAAGAGCGAGCTGCCATGAACAACTCCTTCATCTACATAAAGATTCCACAGGTTCCACTGTGTGTCAGCTACAAG GGTGAGAAGAACAGTGTGGACTGGGGTGACCTTAACCTGGTGCTGCCCTGTCTGGAGTACCACAACAACACATGGACATGGCTAGACTTTGCCATGGCTGTCAAAAGGGACAGCCGCAAAGCCCTGGTTGCCCAG GTGATCAAAGAGAAGCTAAGACTGAAGCCTGCAACAGGCTCTGAGGTCCGGGGAAAGCTAGAAACTAAATCGGATCTGAACATGCaacagcaggaagaggaggagaaagccCGGCTCCTCATTGGTTTAAGTGTGGGCGACAAGAACCCTGGCAAGAAGTCCATCTTTGGCAGGCGCAAATGA